GTGCTGTTCCTCGCGCGTCACGGCGCGCGCCACAAGATTACGGCGCCGGGCATCAACTTTCGCGCGAACATCTACGGGTTCAAGTCTCTCGGCGTTGAGGCTATTATCGGCTTCAGCGCCGTCGGAAGCCTGCGCGCGGAGCTCGCGCCGCGGGACGTTGTCATCCCTGACCAGATCATTGACCTCGCCAGGCAACGTGAGAGCACGTTTTTCAAGGACAATCCGTCAGTTCACGTCAGCATGGCCCACCCAACCTGCGCTGCTCTGAACAGGGCGCTTTACGATGTGGTCAACGAGGAAGGCAGCAACGTGCAGTTGGGCGGTGTCTATGTCTGTATCGAGGGCCCTGCGTTCTCGAGCCGCGCGGAGTCCATGCTTTACAGGTCATGGGGAGTTGACGTCATCGGGATGACAGCCGCGACCGAAGCCAAACTTTGCAGGGAAGCGGAGATCTGTTACTCGAGCCTGACGCTCGTGACCGATTACGACGCCTGGAAAGATGACAGTGAAGACGTTACTGTTGATATCATTCTCGAAAATCTCCGGAAGAATGCCGAGACATCCAGAAGAATACTTCGAGAAGCCATTCTCCACGTGCCCGACTTGAGCGGCTGTAACTGCCGGAGCGCGCTTTCCGACGCGATAGCGACGAATCCGAATTCGGTGCCTGACGTCACGCGCACGAGGCTGCGTGTGTTGCTCGAGAAATACCTGCCCGCGAA
The nucleotide sequence above comes from Candidatus Anoxymicrobium japonicum. Encoded proteins:
- the mtnP gene encoding S-methyl-5'-thioadenosine phosphorylase, with translation MIGIIGGSGFYDIPEIESKSQVRVNTPFGEPSDNYIKGELRGVEVLFLARHGARHKITAPGINFRANIYGFKSLGVEAIIGFSAVGSLRAELAPRDVVIPDQIIDLARQRESTFFKDNPSVHVSMAHPTCAALNRALYDVVNEEGSNVQLGGVYVCIEGPAFSSRAESMLYRSWGVDVIGMTAATEAKLCREAEICYSSLTLVTDYDAWKDDSEDVTVDIILENLRKNAETSRRILREAILHVPDLSGCNCRSALSDAIATNPNSVPDVTRTRLRVLLEKYLPAKE